From the genome of Sphingobacterium sp. UGAL515B_05:
TCGTTGGTTGCAATAGCCTGTATAGTAGCTTTTCCAATTGCTTATTATTTTATGCATAGCTGGCTGAACGACTTTGTTTACCGAACCACAATAAGTCCTTGGATTTTCGGGCTGTCAGCCGTAGGGTTGATCGCCTTTGCCAGTCTTGTACTTTCAACCAAAAGTGTCTTTGCAGCAAAAGCAAATCCAATAAATAGTTTACGGGACGAATAGATCAGTTGATAAAACAATAGAGCGATCATTTTGACATGAATTAAGAATTTAAACCCTACAGCGATGATAAAGAACTTCATAAAAACCGCATGGCGAAGTATTTTTTCGAATAAATTCTACAGTGCCATTAATATTTTAGGATTAACCGCAGGAATGGTTGTGGGGATATTCCTATTGCTATGGATACAAGATGAGCTGTCCTTTGACCGATTCCACAAACATCAGCGCTCCATTTACAAAATTGGAATAGAAGGAGGAACGGGGATATCAAAACGAATCTTTGGATCCATCATTGCTCCGGTTGGAAATTTTGCAAAAAAGGAAATTCCTGAAGTCCAAGATGCAGTCCGTATTTTTAAGATTGGAGATGCCGCGCTTAAATACAAAGAGAAAAGGTTTAATGAAAAGAATTTTGCGTTTGTAGACCCCAGTTATTTTACTATTTTCGATTTTCCATTACTTCAGGGCAATTCAAGTCAACCTTTTCGTGATAACAATTCAATTGTCATCACCCAGCGTACCGCACACCGTTATTTTGGCGATGAAAATCCAATTGGAAAAACCGTAACGTTGGGTATTGAGGATCTTTGTGTTGTCTCAGGTGTGATTGCCGATTATCCTGAAAACTCAACCTTTCAATTTCAGGTATTGCTTCCTATTTCAAGGTTTAACGAACAGGCCTACATTAAAAATAAAACGACCTATGATAATAAGACCTTTCTATCTTCCATGGATGAAGATTGGTCCAATTTTTCATTCGAAACCTATCTGCAGCTGAGGCCTGACGCAAATCTTGCCACAGTTTCAAAAAAGCTACAGGCGATACACGAAAGGAACAAACCTGAGGATGCCCCTGTCCCATACGTTACACAAGCACTCGCAAAGGTGCATCTCTACCAAATGGATGGGAGTGATGCAGGAATTGACAATGTTCGAGTTTTTATAGGTGTAGCGATTATGATTCTTGTAATTGCAAGTATTAACTATATCAATCTTTCTACTGCACGGTCGTTGTCGCGCGCCAAAGAAGTAGGGATACGTAAAGTTATCGGCGCAGGTAAAAAGGAACTTTTTTTCCAATTTATATTGGAAACAACCATACAATTTGTCATTGCATCAGCATTGGCACTTGCCTTCGTATTTATTGGTCTCCCCTTATTTAATAATTTCTCGGGGAAGCAGATTTCCATACAACTCTTGAATCCTACACTATGGATAAGCGTGCTGATCATGCTTGTGGGAACACTTGCACTTACAAGTATATACCCTGCCCTGCTTTTATCGAAATTTGATCCGATTAAAGTACTTAAAGGCCGATTTACCATAAAAAATTCCAGTGCACGAAAAATATTGGTTGTGTTACAGTTCACAGTTTCGATCATCCTTATTACGCTAACAATTGTTATTGGCCGTCAATTGGATTTTATAAAACATCAAAATTTAGGCTACGAAAAGGATCATATTATTTCAGTTGCTATGGCACCAAAAATGTCCAATCATTTTGATGCTGTCAAAACCGAACTTCTAAAAAAAAAGGATATTGATGATGTTATCCGTCTTGGCCGGGATATGGTTTATGGTGGTGTTTCAACTGGGGACAACGATTGGGAAGGAAAACCCAGCAAATCAAATCTTTGGTTCAATATGACATACGCCGATCAATCTGCACTTAACTTTTTTAAGATAAAACTTACGCAAGGTCGTAATTTTACGGGCTCCATAGCAGATTCAACACATTTCATAATCAATGAATCGGCAGCGCGGGAAATGGGGCTAAAAGATCCGATTGGCACGCGCTTACGCATTCGAACAGTTACGGGAACTATTATTGGGGTTGTAAAAGATTTCAATTATGCGAGCGCTAGACAAAAGATTGAGCCTATGGTATTCCAATATAGCCCGAAAGATTGCTGGCAACTATACCTTAAAACAACAACTTCTGGTACAAAATCCGCATTAAACTCCTTGCAACAAATCTGGAAAAGTTATTATGATGATATGCCGATGAATTACAGCTTCCTGGACGAAAGCTATCAAAAGCAATATACGAATGAGCAGAAACAAGGCTCCTTATTCAATTTTTTTGCCCTGATCGCCATCGTCATCTCCTGCTTAGGACTCTTAGGACTATGCACCTATACAGCGCAGGTTAGAACCAAAGAAATTGGTATCAGAAAGGTTCTTGGCGCTACGGTATTCGGTATTATACGATTGTTAAACAAAGAATTTTTACTGTTAGTCATTTTAGCCAACGTCATTGCGGTACCAGTCGCTATATATTTCAGCATAAACTGGCTCAATGGCTTTGCCTTCAGAACGACTCTCCCATTTACCATATTTCTATATGCGGCGGGGATAACCATTGCTATTGCATTATTTACGGTGAGTTTCCAGTCCATCAAGGCGGCATACGCCAATCCTGTAAAAAGTTTGCACGATGAATAGTTTATATTTGAGAACCAATACAACACCATAAGATGATTCGATTATTCCTAAAAACAGCGTTGAGAAATTTGAAGCGCAGTCCCTTAAATACGACAATTAATATTTTGGGATTAGCACTAGGGTTTACTGTTGCTCTGATAAGTACATTATGGGTACTGAAACAATTTTCTTTTGATAAGCATTATAGCAATTATCAGCATATTTATCAGGTCATGATGACTGGGACTTTCAATGATGAGAAATCTACTGATCGCTCCACCCCTATTCCCTTGGTCAAAACGATCGCGTCTGATTTCAAAAATGAAATGCAAGATGCAGCACTGATCACGAATATGGAAAGCAATAATCTTAAGGTAGGTGATAAGAAGCTTAATGCACCGGGGTTTTACGCCATGGGAAAATTTGCCGAATTATTTTCTCTCGAATCTGTACAAGGAAATAGTACCACACCGAGCAATCCATCGACCATCATAATTTCAGAATCCTTAGCAAAACGACTGTTCGATAAGGTAGATATCATCGGGAAAACAATTCAATTGAACGGCAAAGAACAGTATACTGTTCAAGGTGTTTATAAAGATATTCCTGACAACAACACTTTTTATGGCTTAGATTATGTATTGCCCTTTGTCGATTATCTTGCAAAAGACCAAGGTATTGAAGAAAGCTGGTCCAGCTGCTATTTCAGCACTTTCGCCAAGATAGACAATGATGCCTTTGTTCCTGCTTTGGAAAATAAACTAACAAATATCATCAACAAAAAACTGACGGATATAAAACCTGAGATCCTGTTACATCCGATGTCCAAATGGCATTTATATGATTCGTTCAAGAATGGAAAGAACGTAGGCGGACAGATTCAATATGTATGGATGTTTGTTTGGATAAGCGTATTCATCATTTTATTGGCCAGTATCAATTTCATTAACCTGAGTACGGCAAGAAGCCTAAAAAGAGGAAAAGAAATCGGGGTTTTAAAATCTGTTGGCGTCAATCGCCGGCAGCTTATTGCAGGCTTTCTTGTTGAGTCAATCCTCGCTGTAGCCTGCGCATTTTTGTTAGCTGTTCTATTCGCTACATTGCTTTTGCCTTGGGTCAAAACGATTACACATACGACACTGTATATCCCTTTTGCCGATATTCGTTTCTATGGCTACTCCCTAGTTGGAATAGGCGTTATAGGTCTTTTAGCAGGTATGTACCCAGCTTTATTTTTATCGGCTTTTAACCCTATTCTTGCATTGAAAGGTAAAATCAACAGCCGAAAAGGCGGATCAAGAAGTAGAAAGGCAATGGTCATCGTGCAATTTGCTATTTCTATTTTCCTGATGATATCCACTTATCTGGTGATTCAGCAACTGCATTACACAAAGGATCGTCCAATAGGTTATAAAAGTTCAAATTTGATAAACATTACTTCATCCAATTCAACTATCGTCAAAAACTTTGATGTACTTCGAAAAGAACTGATCGGTCAGCGTCTTGTGGCAGATGCCGCCCTTTCTTCCAACTTTGTGAACCACCTATCCTTAACAGGTGGTGGCTTTAATTGGCAAGGTAATGATTCCAAAGACGGTGCGATCATGGGGATCTTCACCGTAGATGAAAACTTCGCGAATACTGTACAGTGGAATTTTATAAAAGGACGCAATTTTTCAAAAGATTTCAAAACAGATTCAACGGCTGTTATTCTGAACGAAGCGGCGGCCAAATTTATGGGAGTTACCGACCTAAACAGCAAACAGCTTTCACGTGCCGGTATCAATTACCACATCTTGGGTATTATTCAAAATACGCTTTCCGAATCTCCTTTCAAATCCATTACACCGACGGCTTATTTTCTAAAATTTTTACCAAAGAATAAAATAACGCTTCAACTGGATGAAAATCAAGACCTCAAACAAAACCTAAAAGCGATTTCCACAGCGTTCAATCGCATAGACCCTGATCTCATTTTTGATTATACATTTACGGATCAGGAATATGCCAAAGAGTTTCAACAGATGGAAATGATCAAGAGCTTAACCAGTTTATTTACAGGGTTGGCCATACTCATTTCCTGTCTCGGTCTCTACGCACTGGTTTCCTTTCTTACGGAGCAACGAGAAAAAGAAATCGGCATTCGTAAAGTATTGGGTGCATCAGAACTTGGCTTGTGGCGACTACTTTCCACAGAATACATTTGGCTCACAGGCATTGGCTTTTTACTCGCAGCCCCTTTAGCTTACCTCTTGATGGAATCTTGGCTCGAAAACTATGTCTATCGCATATCTATTACTTGGACGGTCTTTGCTATCACAGGCTTAACCGCGCTAATCATCACCATATTAACCGTTAGTTACCAAGCGATTAAAGCAACATTAGCAAATCCTGTAAAAACCTTAAGAAGCGAATAAGACCAATTTGTTCGGGGGCGGACACTATACTGTCCGTTTCCGAACATTTAAAACCGCCATAAAAACAAAACAAAATCCTAAAAATCAATACATTATATTTATGGCAAACGAATTGAACTACTTGGCTTTGCTATTTTTCGAATAACGGAGCCTTCTACTAAAGCGAGCTAAGTGACAAGAATATAGCCTAATTAAAGTCTAAATGCTCATAACCATGTTAAAGAACTATTTTAAAATTGCTTGGCGGAATATCAGAAAAAACAAGGGTTTTTCTCTTTTAAATATGTTTGGCCTTAGCATCGGAATAACATGTTTCCTATTGTTGGCAGCGTACATATATCATGAATCTAGTTATGAGCGTTTCCTTCCCAATGCAGACCGTCTAGCTTATATTAGCCTCACTTATAAAGCACCCAATAGCACGGAAGAAGTAAATTCCTCGGTTACACCGACCGGTTTAGCTCCGGCTTTACAAGCTGAATTTCCAGATGTAGAGCAGGCAACCAGATTCTACAGCTATTCCAAAGGCGGTAAAATAGAATCCAAAGAGGGACTAATAACTGAAAAAGGCCTACTTTATGCTGACCAAAATGTTTTTAAAACTTTAGGTTTTACCTTTCTCGAAGGTGATTCACGATCAGCCTTAGCAGAACCAAATCAGATTGTCTTAACAAAAAAGCTCGCAGCGAAATATTTCCCCAATCAGTCGGCCATCGGTCAGACACTATCCATTGACAAAGTCAACTGGAAAATCACAGGTATCATTGCAGACCTGCCAACAAATACACAGTTGAACTTCTCTGCACTCCTTTCCAATAAAAGATTAGAACGCTACAAAGAAATGGCTTGGTCATCTGCAAATGATATAACCATAGCGCTCCTAAAAAACAAAGATCAGTTCGGTTCGATCCAACAGAAATTGGACCAAATGACAAAATCAAAATTCGCCGAAGCAACAAAACAAGGCTATCAATTTCGATTTATCCTAGAAAAGCTGACCGATATCCATCTTCACTCCAAAGCAGCCGGGACAGGAAACATTACCTATATCTATATTTTAATAGCATTAGGTGCTGCGCTCATTGTGTTAACTTGCATCAATTTTACAAATTTGGTTCTAGCACATGCACTTGAACGAAAGAAAGAAATTGGTGTCAAGAAAGTTTTAGGTGCCGCAAGGAAAACGATATTCTTTCAGTTCTTTTTTGAATGTAGCATCATGGTCTTTCTAGCGGTTGCTTTTAGTCTTCTGACTACGGTACTTTTGTTACCCGTATTCAGTTCATTTATGGGTACCGAAATGAAATTAACCGTATGGACTGACCCTCGGTTTTATACGATTTTACTTGTTTTCATAGCCTTGTTGACGCTGCTTTCAGGTGGCTGGCCAGCCTATTCAATAGCAAGCTCAAAACCTATTTCCATTTTTAAGCGAAAATTGACCGAAAGACAAAGTGGTATATCTTTGAGCAAGGTACTCGTTACTTTTCAATTCAGTATCTCTATATTTTTTATTATCTGCACCTTATTTGCGAGTAGACAGATGGATTTTATCCAGTCTAAAAACACTGGATTGGATCGCTCTGATATGTTGGTCATTGATGGCCGAGGATGGCAAGATAAAGAAAGGCAGCTATTAAAAGAAAAGTTAATACAACTTAATAGTGTTCAAGGTGTAACGGCTTCCTATGATAATCCCGTGAATATCCATGGGGGGTACACTGTTGGCGAAGTAGAAGGCCAGCCTAGCGATTTTGAGATGAATGTTACTGCAATCCCAATCGAAAAAGATTTCGTCTCCGTGTTTCACATTCAGTCTGTTGCCGGCGAACCGCTTTCAGATACCGACATCTTACGTGCACGGGATAGCATATCACCTGAATATAGTTTCGTTGTAAATACACTAGCGGCATCTGCCATGGGCTTTACTCCTCAACAAGCTATCGGAAAGAAAATCAACTTAAACGGACGTAAAGGAAGCATCAAACAGGTCGTAGCCAGTTTCAACTTTGCTTCATTACACAACGAAGTCAAACCGATCGTACTCTTTCCCGAGTATTATTATTTTGGCAACATCTTTATTCGGCTCAATCCAGATACACCAATTAAAGATGCATTAGCTCAAATTAAGTCTGTCATCAAAGATATTGACTTAAAAAATAACTTCGAGTATCATTTTCTCAATGATGACTACAACAAGCTGTATCTAAAGGATCAACAAACAACACGGGTCATGCAGCTATTTTCCATCATTACAATTGCTATTGCCTGCATGGGATTATTTGCATTATCTGCATATGCCGTACAACAACGCTTCAAGGAAATAGGTATACGTAAAGTATTAGGTGCTTCAACGATCAAGATTGTCAACATATTGAGCGTTGACTTTATGGCCCTAGTCCTGTGTGCTGTATTGATCAGTGTACCCTTAGGCTGGTATGCCATGCACCGCTGGGTAGAGAATTTTGCTTACCACATCACGCTAGATTGGTGGGTATTTATTGTGGCGGCGATAAGTGCATTATTGGTATCATTTATCACCATTAGTTTTCAAACCATAAAAGCTGCGATTCTAAACCCGGTTGATAGTTTAAGAGATGAGTAATTGTTTTAGTAGCTATTAAAAATAAAGACACCCGATAAATAACAAGCTGGACCTTTAAAATTCAAGTTTTTTCTATTTATCGATACCTAATACGACAGATATGCTTAAAAATTACATCAAAATCGCATGGCGGAACCTGATGAAAAATAAATCCTTCTCCTTGATTAACATCATCGGGTTGGCGATCGGTATGGCCGGAGCATTACTTATAGCACTTTGGTTGCAGAACATGTTAACCATGGATCGCTTTCATGAAAAGGGAGATCGCCTACACATATTGAGTAATCGCGATGAGTTTCAAGGCGAAAAATCAGCCTGGGCATATACACCTAAAATACTAGCGCCCTCATTGGCTGCAGATTTTCCAGATATCGAAGCTTTTACCAGATATAATGAGGGGTCTCAATTTTTAACAACATTTAAAGAAAAGAAATTAATTGCAAACACGGTTTTTGTAGATCCTGGTTTTTTCAAGATGTTCTCCCTTCCTTTTGCCAAAGGCGAACAGAATATTAAGTTTGATAACCCAAAGGGTCTTGTTCTTACAGAAAGTTATGCAAAAGCTCTATTTGGCGGCGAAGATCCTATCGGAAAATCCGTTAAAATAGATTCGGTTAATCAGCTCTCCGTGCAAGCGGTACTCAAAGATCTTCCGAGCAATTCAAGTTTCAAATTTGACATCCTCCTCCCATTTGAATATGCAAAAATAATCGGTTATGTAGACGACAACTGGAGCAATAATTCAATAGCTACTTATGTTCTGTTAAAAGAAGGTACTTCAGTCAACGCATTTAACGACAAAATCAGAACCTATCTGAGAGATCATATCAATACGAGTAATAAAGCTGCCGGTTATACTTCTGCAAGAAATACGGGTGAGATTTTTGCCTTCCCCTATCCAGATTCTTTCCTTTACAATAGCGGAAAAGGAGGAAATTATACTTCCGGACGTATCGATATCGTCAAGCTATTTGCTTGGATCGGTGTATTTATTTTATTGGTGGCAAGCATCAATTTTATGAATTTGAGTACGGCACGTTCCGAACGCCGTGCAAAAGAAGTTGGTGTCCGCAAAGTAATTGGGGCAAATAAGACAAGCCTAATGGCGCAGTTCCTGGTTGAAAGCATATTAATTAGCCTGATCGGCATGGTACTAGCTACGTTACTTGTTTTTATTGTCCTGCCATTTTTTAACGAGCTGGTGGGAAAACAGCTGAGCTTATCGTTATTAAACTTACCAACCTGGCTTTTTTTAATTGGTTTTGCCTTATTTACGGGGGTGTTAGCGGGTATCTACCCGGCCTTTTTCCTATCTTCATTTCAGCCTATCAAGACCTTGAAAGGGAAATTTGTTTCTAAAACAAGAGGCCTTAGTATTCGCTCACTTTTAGTCGTCATTCAATTTAGTCTCGCTATTATATTGATTATCGCAACAGTCATTGTCGCGAAACAAATCCAATATACCAAAAAGCGCGACCGAGGTTACAATGAAAATGGGCTACTTTATAGCAGTATTCAAGGAGACTTGGAAAAGAATTATAAAATCCTGCGGGATGAGTTATTAGCCAGCAACGCAGTTGTTTCTGTATCGAAAAACATGTCGCCGGTAACCGATTTCTATAGCAATGGCTGGGGGTTTACGTCCGGGACACCAACGGAACAGGACAAACGCATTTCCTATAACCGTTTTAGTACCGATGCCGATGCCGTAAAAAATCTAGGCCTAACACTTATACAGGGGCGGGATATCGATATTTACAAGTTTGCGACAGACAGTACTGCCTTAATTTTAAATGAATCCGCGGTAAAAAGTTTGCACCTCAAAAACCCGGTCAATAGCATTGTGGATGGTGATGGCACCAAATGGACGGTGGTTGGTGTAGTCAAAGATTTTATCATTGGATCACCTTTTGGAGACAAAAAGCCTATGGTGATATTAGGACCGCAAGCCTGGTTTACAACGATTCACTACCGTTTAAATCCAAACAACGCAATAGCGGACAACTTAAAGACGATTGAGTCAATCTTTAAGAAATTTAATCCAGACTATCCTTTTGAATATCAATTCATCGATAAAACCTACGAAGAGAAATTTAAGGAAACTAAAGCAATAGGTACCCTTGCGATGGTTTTTGCTGGATTGACGATTTTTATTTCCTGTCTAGGTTTACTGGCATTAATCGCATATATGGCCGAAACACGCATGAAGGAAATTGCGGTTCGCAAAGTTCTTGGCGCAAGTGTCACCCAGGTAACATCTTTGCTTTCGATCGATTTTATCAAACTTGTTGTAGTGGCTATTTTTATTGCGACACCTATTGCTTGGTGGGCCATGGATAAATGGTTACAAGATTACAGTTATCGAATTGAGATACAGTGGTATTATTTTGTCATTGCTGGACTATTGGCTAT
Proteins encoded in this window:
- a CDS encoding ABC transporter permease, with the protein product MIKNFIKTAWRSIFSNKFYSAINILGLTAGMVVGIFLLLWIQDELSFDRFHKHQRSIYKIGIEGGTGISKRIFGSIIAPVGNFAKKEIPEVQDAVRIFKIGDAALKYKEKRFNEKNFAFVDPSYFTIFDFPLLQGNSSQPFRDNNSIVITQRTAHRYFGDENPIGKTVTLGIEDLCVVSGVIADYPENSTFQFQVLLPISRFNEQAYIKNKTTYDNKTFLSSMDEDWSNFSFETYLQLRPDANLATVSKKLQAIHERNKPEDAPVPYVTQALAKVHLYQMDGSDAGIDNVRVFIGVAIMILVIASINYINLSTARSLSRAKEVGIRKVIGAGKKELFFQFILETTIQFVIASALALAFVFIGLPLFNNFSGKQISIQLLNPTLWISVLIMLVGTLALTSIYPALLLSKFDPIKVLKGRFTIKNSSARKILVVLQFTVSIILITLTIVIGRQLDFIKHQNLGYEKDHIISVAMAPKMSNHFDAVKTELLKKKDIDDVIRLGRDMVYGGVSTGDNDWEGKPSKSNLWFNMTYADQSALNFFKIKLTQGRNFTGSIADSTHFIINESAAREMGLKDPIGTRLRIRTVTGTIIGVVKDFNYASARQKIEPMVFQYSPKDCWQLYLKTTTSGTKSALNSLQQIWKSYYDDMPMNYSFLDESYQKQYTNEQKQGSLFNFFALIAIVISCLGLLGLCTYTAQVRTKEIGIRKVLGATVFGIIRLLNKEFLLLVILANVIAVPVAIYFSINWLNGFAFRTTLPFTIFLYAAGITIAIALFTVSFQSIKAAYANPVKSLHDE
- a CDS encoding FtsX-like permease family protein; this translates as MIRLFLKTALRNLKRSPLNTTINILGLALGFTVALISTLWVLKQFSFDKHYSNYQHIYQVMMTGTFNDEKSTDRSTPIPLVKTIASDFKNEMQDAALITNMESNNLKVGDKKLNAPGFYAMGKFAELFSLESVQGNSTTPSNPSTIIISESLAKRLFDKVDIIGKTIQLNGKEQYTVQGVYKDIPDNNTFYGLDYVLPFVDYLAKDQGIEESWSSCYFSTFAKIDNDAFVPALENKLTNIINKKLTDIKPEILLHPMSKWHLYDSFKNGKNVGGQIQYVWMFVWISVFIILLASINFINLSTARSLKRGKEIGVLKSVGVNRRQLIAGFLVESILAVACAFLLAVLFATLLLPWVKTITHTTLYIPFADIRFYGYSLVGIGVIGLLAGMYPALFLSAFNPILALKGKINSRKGGSRSRKAMVIVQFAISIFLMISTYLVIQQLHYTKDRPIGYKSSNLINITSSNSTIVKNFDVLRKELIGQRLVADAALSSNFVNHLSLTGGGFNWQGNDSKDGAIMGIFTVDENFANTVQWNFIKGRNFSKDFKTDSTAVILNEAAAKFMGVTDLNSKQLSRAGINYHILGIIQNTLSESPFKSITPTAYFLKFLPKNKITLQLDENQDLKQNLKAISTAFNRIDPDLIFDYTFTDQEYAKEFQQMEMIKSLTSLFTGLAILISCLGLYALVSFLTEQREKEIGIRKVLGASELGLWRLLSTEYIWLTGIGFLLAAPLAYLLMESWLENYVYRISITWTVFAITGLTALIITILTVSYQAIKATLANPVKTLRSE
- a CDS encoding ABC transporter permease, which codes for MLKNYFKIAWRNIRKNKGFSLLNMFGLSIGITCFLLLAAYIYHESSYERFLPNADRLAYISLTYKAPNSTEEVNSSVTPTGLAPALQAEFPDVEQATRFYSYSKGGKIESKEGLITEKGLLYADQNVFKTLGFTFLEGDSRSALAEPNQIVLTKKLAAKYFPNQSAIGQTLSIDKVNWKITGIIADLPTNTQLNFSALLSNKRLERYKEMAWSSANDITIALLKNKDQFGSIQQKLDQMTKSKFAEATKQGYQFRFILEKLTDIHLHSKAAGTGNITYIYILIALGAALIVLTCINFTNLVLAHALERKKEIGVKKVLGAARKTIFFQFFFECSIMVFLAVAFSLLTTVLLLPVFSSFMGTEMKLTVWTDPRFYTILLVFIALLTLLSGGWPAYSIASSKPISIFKRKLTERQSGISLSKVLVTFQFSISIFFIICTLFASRQMDFIQSKNTGLDRSDMLVIDGRGWQDKERQLLKEKLIQLNSVQGVTASYDNPVNIHGGYTVGEVEGQPSDFEMNVTAIPIEKDFVSVFHIQSVAGEPLSDTDILRARDSISPEYSFVVNTLAASAMGFTPQQAIGKKINLNGRKGSIKQVVASFNFASLHNEVKPIVLFPEYYYFGNIFIRLNPDTPIKDALAQIKSVIKDIDLKNNFEYHFLNDDYNKLYLKDQQTTRVMQLFSIITIAIACMGLFALSAYAVQQRFKEIGIRKVLGASTIKIVNILSVDFMALVLCAVLISVPLGWYAMHRWVENFAYHITLDWWVFIVAAISALLVSFITISFQTIKAAILNPVDSLRDE
- a CDS encoding ABC transporter permease, which gives rise to MLKNYIKIAWRNLMKNKSFSLINIIGLAIGMAGALLIALWLQNMLTMDRFHEKGDRLHILSNRDEFQGEKSAWAYTPKILAPSLAADFPDIEAFTRYNEGSQFLTTFKEKKLIANTVFVDPGFFKMFSLPFAKGEQNIKFDNPKGLVLTESYAKALFGGEDPIGKSVKIDSVNQLSVQAVLKDLPSNSSFKFDILLPFEYAKIIGYVDDNWSNNSIATYVLLKEGTSVNAFNDKIRTYLRDHINTSNKAAGYTSARNTGEIFAFPYPDSFLYNSGKGGNYTSGRIDIVKLFAWIGVFILLVASINFMNLSTARSERRAKEVGVRKVIGANKTSLMAQFLVESILISLIGMVLATLLVFIVLPFFNELVGKQLSLSLLNLPTWLFLIGFALFTGVLAGIYPAFFLSSFQPIKTLKGKFVSKTRGLSIRSLLVVIQFSLAIILIIATVIVAKQIQYTKKRDRGYNENGLLYSSIQGDLEKNYKILRDELLASNAVVSVSKNMSPVTDFYSNGWGFTSGTPTEQDKRISYNRFSTDADAVKNLGLTLIQGRDIDIYKFATDSTALILNESAVKSLHLKNPVNSIVDGDGTKWTVVGVVKDFIIGSPFGDKKPMVILGPQAWFTTIHYRLNPNNAIADNLKTIESIFKKFNPDYPFEYQFIDKTYEEKFKETKAIGTLAMVFAGLTIFISCLGLLALIAYMAETRMKEIAVRKVLGASVTQVTSLLSIDFIKLVVVAIFIATPIAWWAMDKWLQDYSYRIEIQWYYFVIAGLLAILISMATISYQAIKAALGNPVDSLRDE